Proteins encoded together in one Planctomyces sp. SH-PL14 window:
- a CDS encoding acyl-CoA thioesterase — MAFIARRRVEFAQTDMAGIVHFANFYRWMEEAEHDFFRAHGLKIMERQAHGPYIGWPRVSCSCHYEAPARHEDEIEIRVSVERVGFKSVSFLHEIYCGERRLAHGRMKIACCLCHHDGTLVSIEIPPEYRAAFESVALPKA, encoded by the coding sequence ATGGCTTTCATTGCTCGCCGCCGGGTCGAGTTCGCTCAGACCGACATGGCCGGAATCGTTCACTTCGCCAACTTCTACCGCTGGATGGAAGAGGCGGAGCACGACTTCTTTCGCGCCCACGGCCTCAAGATCATGGAGCGGCAGGCGCACGGGCCGTACATCGGCTGGCCTCGGGTCTCGTGCAGTTGTCATTACGAGGCCCCGGCCCGGCATGAGGACGAGATCGAGATCCGGGTCTCGGTGGAGCGGGTCGGGTTCAAGTCGGTCTCGTTCCTGCACGAGATCTATTGTGGCGAGCGGCGTCTGGCCCACGGGCGGATGAAGATCGCCTGCTGCCTGTGCCACCATGACGGGACGCTGGTCTCGATCGAGATTCCGCCGGAGTACCGGGCGGCGTTCGAGTCGGTGGCGCTGCCGAAGGCCTGA